The genomic segment CTGCGAGGCCGAGACGAGCAACATGGGCCCCGGCGACGACGGCCAGGTGATTACCGAAAGGGGCCCTGGCGGAGGTCGCTGGAAGGAGGGTGTGCGGAGGGCGCGCTGGGCTGTCAAGAGCGGTGAGGCCTGGAAGCAGTGGAAGGCGTTCGTCGACGTCACGAACGGCTTCAGTCAGTAGAGGTTGTGTAGATAAAGAGTGCTAGACCATGAGGACCAAAAAGTGTGATGACAGGGGTCAGCCAAGACAAAAAGGAAAGCAAGGAAATGGAACATCACGGCCTCAACACGAAATGCATCACGCAAAAAAAAAGTTGCTGCTGCTCAGACGAAATCTAGAGTCTCGTACGCTTTTTTTGTGGCCTTCTCTCTTCTATCACAACTTTTGATGATGCAACTATGTCCTTCATTTCGACAAATGCCGCAACGAAGCACGCGTCCATAGCCCGGCCCTTTACCCAGCCTTGGCTTCCAAATCACCGAGGGAACAAATCCGCCCATTACCGTTTGGAAACGCTTTCCCACTGTTCGGGTATCTGGCTGCACAAATCGCAATATTGAAACCGGCAACCCTGCCTTTATTTCCGCCTGAGCTGGTTCCATATCCTCCGAATTGGCGACAAAGGCGGGGGCTTGCGCTCCTAGGCAAAGAGGCTTACTTCAGGCCACCTCGCGTGCGCCTCCTTCTTGAGTGTCTCCGCCTCAGTGCTCCTCCACGCCTTCAAGAGGTTGTACACCTCAGTGGCAAGCTCAAAGGTGGCATCGGGAGCCTTGACGACGTTCGCAAGGTCGGCCTCGGCCTTGGCGCTGTCCTCTCCAAGCACTCTCCGTGTCTTGAGGGCCGCGACGATGTGAGTGGGCTTGGCCTTGTTGTCCGAGAGGAACTCTTCGTTGTACTTCTTCAAGTCACCGGCAGGGGGAGTGAACTCGGACTTGATTAGTTCTTGCACCTTTGCGGGCAAGCTCTCGAGTGCCGGGCGTACAACGTGAGCAAACTCGACAACGCGCTCGTGGACACCGGGATGCGAAGCATCAAGTGCGCGGGCGGCGTTGAGAGAACGCAGCGCAAGAACGTACTTCTCTGTAAACTTGTTAGTACTATTCAAAAGGGTAGTGTCGCCATGGTCAAACTTACTTCGGCGCAGATAAACATCGAAACCGGCGAATTGGGCGTTGATGTTTTGCGGGCTGAATTGCAGAAGAGGGGTGACGAATCGCATCGCCGCGCTGAGGGGCTCGGCCTCCAAAAGCTTCAGACCGAGAGGGTCCTCGTCCTTCTTCTTGGGCTCTTCGCTGGCGGGCTTGCCCTTATTAGGATCTTGCTTCGCCGCACGATCGGCCGCCTCCCTCTCCAGGCGCTGTTGCTCcttcttggccttcttcGCAGCCTTCTTTCTCTCAGAGGCATCATCGCCGTTTGCGTCACCGTTGACGCCGTTCGCTGCGGGGCGGTCGGCTCTCCTGAGGTAAATGGCGACGGCGTCCAAAGCGGCTCGTGAGTAGAAGGGGTGGTCTCTAAGGTGGTCCTCCCAACGGACCATATCTACGTAGGCACGAATCTGGCCCTTTCTCAGGGAAAAGCTGTGGAAATCGAACTGGTCTTCTTGCCAGACGTCGAAGATGTTGTGAACCGTGTGGAAGCGCTTGAGGGCCAAGGCATCATCACCCTGGCGAGCATACGCCTCACCATCCTCGGTAAGGAACCAGACGCATTGCATATCCAGGAGATCCGCGAGAGGGCCACCGACGGTGTCCGCCCTAGTAAAGAGGCCCACAGTCTTCAACGCCTGCTCAGTCTCGTTATTGCGCAGCTGATACTTGGCTGCCTTGGTGTTGATGTAACGATCGCGGGTATCCAAAGTGCGTGCCTTGTCCATAGTCTCAGATGCCTTTTGGAGGTTGCCCTGGTGCTTCCATATCCTAGCCTTGGTCATGGTGAAGTCGACGCTGTCGGGGACCTTCTCGATAGCCTTGTCGACGTACTCGTGAGCCTTCGTGAGATCGCGGCTGAGGTGGTAATTGTAGTGTTGGGCAAGGAAGTACAGAGCTGCGGCCTCTCCCTTTGAGCGATCGCCGTTGGTTGCTTCCGTGTTTGAGCTCGACTTGAGGTAGTCCTGGGCGAGGGCTTCGAGGGCCTCCTTCTTGGCAGAGTCGGAGTACAAGTGCTTCAGGTTAGCGAAAGTCGACGGAACACCCTTGTTGAACATGAGCGTCAAGTACTCCTTTGCCGCAGCACTGAAGTCGTCACCTGCCCGAGTTAGCACCTGTGAGTACAAAGACATGAACGAACACTTACCAGACAAGAAGTTCAGGGGTAGGCGGCGAGGAGCATCTGAGCGGGGGAACTTCTTGGCGTACTTCTCGTAAATCTCCTTTCTAGCAGCCGCATCACTGTCAGAAAAGGCGTGGGCGCTTTCCAGACCCTCAAAGTAAGCAGGACGGTCAGCGTTGCGCTCAACAAGAGCCTGCCATGCGGCAAtagcctcctccttcttgccCAGCTTGACCAGGTACTTGGCGCGCAGCTCCAAATACTCGAGCCTATCAAGGTTATGCTTAGCGGCACTCTCAAGATGCTCGAGGGCTCTCTGGTAGTCGCCCTGCTCGGCAATGATGGTGTTCTTGTACATGACGGCTTCGGAGTTCTCGTAGTCGCTACGGGAGGGCGTGGACTTGAGCGTTCCCTCGTAGGTGGTAAGGACGTTCTCGGCGGCGGACAGGTCACCTGACAAGTGGTGAGCGATAGCCAGCGCAGTCCAGCTCTGGCGCAGCTGGGGACGGGCCTGCAGCATGGCAGTGCGGCTTGAGATGTATCCGGCATAATCGCGCATCTGCACCTGAAGAATGGCAAGATCGCGCTGGATCTGCGTTGACTCGGGCTCGAGCTTCAGAGCGAACTTGTACGCCTTGATAGCCTCCTCGAAGTTCTTGTTGGCGCGGTACAGCAGACCGTAGACATGCCAGCAGATGTGCGACTTCATGTCCACCGTCAAAGCCTCCTTGCCCAGAGCAAAAGCCTCCTCTGTCTTACCCTGCGCATTCATGATCAGGGCCTTCATGGCCATTGTGTCGCCATGTTTGGGGTTCTTCTTGAGGATGAGGTCGGCGGACTTGAGACCGCGCTTGTACTGCTTGTCCTCATAGGCGCGGATGACGGCGCGAAAGAGGGAAGCCTCTTTCGAATTAAGAGGTTGCGGCATCGGATCGGTATTGGGCCGGGGATCGAATCGCCGGCACTGCGAAGAAAAGGAGACCGAGTCGTCGAGGAGGAAGCGACTTTTGGAAGGCTGAGACTATCCCAAAAAGTCGCTAGAGATGCAAACTCTTCGGAAGGCTGGTCCGCAGCAGTGTGTCTGGAGGGGTCCTCGGAGGTCAAGGAGGGGTAGCTAGCTGCAGCCGTGTGACGGAACCGAGCTACTGGCTAGGAATAAAAGCAGAGGACGGACAAGATACAAAGAGTAGAGGTCGGTTGTGTCGGGGACCGAGGACTCGTATCTTTTCGAGGGCGTGGGGTGGAAAGTCGAAGATTGGTCGTGTGCGAGTCCACGGACGGAGCTGCAAGTATTCACAAAGGTTTCGACGTAAACGGGTGGGATTCTGGATGGAAGACTCTGGCCACACACATGTTCCAAGGCTGAGCTGGCTGCCCTCCTTGGGGCTCAGTGCGCCGTCTTCGCCCTGCAGCGACCGCCACCACGGTGTCCGTACCATAACTGGGCCTCACCGTTTGGCGGGACGGCGGGCTTTTGGCGGGGCAAAATGAGTCCGGTCCCATTAGGTCCGTTTTCACCGCATCAAAATCGCACCACCAGTGGACGCATGCTCTGCGCACGTCCCGCTCAGTGACGGCCAATCCGCCGTTTTGGTGGGGGACGGTCAACCAAGGCCCTGGAAAAGGGATTGTGTACATCTCCGTGTTCCCTTACAATACTGATGCATGCCATGATTCGTGACGCATTGAATAGTTGAAGAAGACTAGAAAACTGACAACCTCCATGAAAGACCGCAGGATTCATGGTAAACTTCCTGTTGGACAAATCTCACCAACACAACTGATCTATGAATGCCCACCGTTGCCAAGTGAATGATCATGAAAAGCTAGAACATGACGCTTCCCTATGCTTAAAGTCTGGGACATGACGAGATGCCTCGAAGCACCCAGAGTTCCTATGATCTTCAGGGTCATGGAGCGCCAGAGTTCTCGTTCTCTGCGGCCTTTGCTGCTCTAACATATTTTCTTTCTCGGCCGAGCTTCAAATGGCTTGATATTACTTTGGTGTTTATTTTGTTTATATCTATCGTTATTCATGTGGCGTTATGTTACAAGGTTGGTACAATACGTGGTGGACATTTATACAATACTGGTACAGCCGCTGAGAAGGATGCAGTCTAGGGCCTACAAGCCATCGACTTTCCCAGCAGCTCTTGAGCGCCAACCCGCAAGAGCCTCCTCCCACGAATTAGCCGACTCCCCGCATCGCTGTTTGACCATATCCCACGTTCTTGTCCGCACAATGTTCTCCACGCCCTTCTCCTGCCGAATAAGCATCGCGAGTTGCTCCGTCCGAGGCTCACGAGGGAAGAACCGTCCAGAGTATGGATCCAAGCGTTCGTTGACAACTCGTTCCTTGTCCTTTGCAGCCTCAATCTGCCGTAACAGAACCTCCGGGTCGTCTGGGTCTGGACTTGTCGCAACCACTCCGCAATAGTGCAGGACTTCAGCTCGCGCATGCCATGTCGGGAAGAGCACCTGGTCCTTGAAGTTCTGACATGCTTGCGGGTCTATCTGTCGAGGGAAGGAACGCGGTGTTCGTTGTGAGGTCGAGGTAGGGTCGAAGCCGGCTCGCGCGGGTGTTACAAGCGCATTGAGGTTTTGAGTGATGGAGTCGTCGACCGTGGCACGAGACAGCCTTAGAAAGTCTTCAGAAGCACATTAGTGTCGATCATCTAGCAGTTCACGAACATGGTCCAGCTTACCCCTCAGAGCTCCTGTCGAGAAGCAGAACTGTGGTGTAAGATGGGGTTGGGCCGGCGGTTGGGTCATGATGTCGCCAGTCGGGGGGTTGGAGGGGACTGCGCCGGTCGTCGCGGATGACGACTCTTTCTTCCAGAGTATGTTCGCCAGCGTGGATATTGTTGTGAAGATACGCTTGGTTCGGAGGATAGCGATTCCAGGCGTCCCTGCTCAGCACGTATAGGGATCAAAAATCTCCAAAGACTTGGTTATTATGTGGTGACCACCGCAAACTCGATTACGTCGACGGAAAGCCGTAGGTACCTACGCAGTAAGCTTGAGTGGAAGCTTGGGGACATCTAGGGGTACGTATTCCTGAGGACGGGAACTTTGGAAGAGCTCCGACTGGGTGCCGGTGATAGGCCAATCATTTCTACGTTTGAAGACCCACCTCGAATCATCGAATCATTCAGGCCGGTCATGGTGGAGTCATAGCGGAAGATCCTCGGCGCGGAACGGATGGCCTGAGCTTCACGGAAACGTATCCACAACACGATATGGTCCAAGCTTCCAGGTAGGTATGTGGGAATTCAGGGATCAACTTTCTTCGTCGTTGGTTTGTCTCTGtgtctctctgtctctcccAGACTCCCACTTCTCGACCTCCCGCCCACGTGTGCCCGCTCAGACCCAGCACCAAGAGTCAAGACATTCTGCTTCAAAGCCACGCAGACATTGCTCTTTAGCGCCCTGTCAGATTTCGATAGTTCGAGAAGCCACGCAATAAATAGCAATCTTCAACCCCGCGAAATCAGTCTTGGATTCGCCACGGTGCTTTCTGACAAGTGTCAACCGCGTCTTCTGGCTTCAAGGTGAATCAACCCACGGATGCCATCCAGACCCCTGGGAAACACACGGACGACGATGCAGTTATCCCTACCCACGTCTAGCGCATGTCAAGGTTTGTCCTTTGCAACCCTACCAATATGGAGCCGTGGGAATCAAGTGCTGTTTCCACCTCCATGACGAGCCGGCCATCATCTCCCGGCTGATCTCAATATAACCGCCTCAAGCAATGAGCCTGGCGTGTTTCGACTTTCGTGTTTTCGTGGTTCCAACCAACCTACATTCTATCCGTCCTCAATGATGCGATTCTTGAACAATCTTCCCGAGGGGTCGTTGTCCTAGCGTGACCACCATGCCCTGACAAGCTCCCGGATTTCTGGGCTCGCCTGTTCTTCATCTCGCCAAATTGCACTCAATAGTCTCCCCTGGCTAGCATCGCCCCAAATACCGTATCGGGCGCGAACCGTTTGGTACTGGTTTGCTGAAGGAATGGGCCGTTGCCAGATTGGGTTCCCTGGCCCCGCGACATGTTTCCCCATCATCCCTCTTCTGATCCAACCTAAAAGAGGGCATTTCCTCCCGACTTCGAACACCGACGGGTCTGTTCTCCGATCTTGATGGAAATCCGCATAGAAATGTCCACCTGCTAAGGTGACCGGTCATGGACTCCCCGGGACGCCAGTCCGGCACCAGCCTGGCCGACCTGATACGCACATCACAGCTTCTTACCGATCGGTACAGTACTGTTGCCAATAGCCTCAATACGGCACCGGTGACGCTGTCTGATCTCGCCAAAGAATGTCGCGCCGTGACAGATGCTCTCCGACGATTCAAGTACCTGCGCGAAACGATACCGGAAACCCTCGTTTTCGATCCAGTCCTTCTCGACCAATCCTGCCAGGATGCCTTGGACTCGATCAACACAGACTTGTCGTCTCTCGACTTCTACAGTACGCGAATTCGCCCGGCGACGAGCGATAGTGCTGTCGACATGTCCTCGGGACAAATTACCATCATTTGGAACGAAGACTCTCTCAGGCAAATTCAACGCCAGCTCAAGACCAACCGTCAATCTCTTACATTTCTTCTTAATTGTGTTCCAAGGTATGTCAAACTCGGACCAGTTGCGCGGACGTTGCTCACCAAGACAGCGAACATGTGACATCCAAAAACCACTCCACATTCATGCACTCATCCCGCCTAGTGTCATGGGATTGTGCGATCAGCCCGGCAGTACTCAACAAAGGTAGTCGACTGCGTCTATCTACCATCGGTCCGCGACCAAGGCCAGAGGCAGAAACCACCCCCGTCAATGATTCCTTCGAAGTTCGTTCGGCTTTGAAGAGACTCAGGCCACCGCCGGGCATACTATACAAGCAGAGCATGAGAACAACGAAAGACTTACACGATGCAATCGATCGTGGAGACGTAGCCGCCGTGGTAAAGCTCCTGTTACAGCGCATCGATCCGAATGCGCCTCGCTTTGGCTCGAAACTTTGTCCTCTTCGTCGAGCTTTGAATCGCCAAATTCCATCTCTAGTAACTTTCATAGCTATCGCCGGAGCAGATCTCGAGAGTAGAGGAGACGAGGGCGACACAATCTTGATCACGACAATCAAGTATGGATACTCCGAGAAGGTCGTCTCACTATTGTGCGAACTCGGTGCAGATGTGAATGCCGTCGATACGCTGGGGTGCTCGCCAGTCCACTACGCCGCCATGTCAGCCAAAGACGATGACACCTTAGAGGTGCTCATCCGCGCTGGGGGCGAGGTTGACCGCAGGGATTTGGGAACACGAACGCCTCTTATAGCGGCTGTTCAAAATTACCGCTTCAACGCTATCGAAAAGCTTCTCGAATATGGTGCGGACCTGGAAGCCCGGCTACAAAATGGCAGAACAGCGCTCCATGTCGCCATATCTATGAGAAGCAGCCCGATGACGGAGTTCCTATCAGATCAGGGCGCCTACCTCGACCGACGTGTCAATGAGCACACCGCCTTGACGTACGCAATATCTACAGCTTGTCCGGATATCGCTGAGGTGCTGATAGGGGCCGGGGCCGACGTTAACTTGCCGAGCTCGAAGGGTAACTTTCCGTTGCTCGCGGCTGCCTCAGCCGGGGACTTACGCACCATGAAGCTTCTCCTCTCTCGTGGTGCCAATTTTGATGCTACCGGTAGCGAGGGGTACCTACCCATGCACATGGCAGCCCATAAGAATCGAGTCGAGGTGCTGCAACTTCTCTTTAAAGCTGGATCACAGATTGACCCAACGACAGAACATGGAGAGACGCCTCTCACCATCGCGATGCACTTGGGATGCTTCGAGGCTGCTCAATTTCTGATCGAGGTCGGTGCTGAGGTAGACCACTCCGCTCCTGGAGCAGAGAGAATCATATGCCAAGCTCTCAAAGCCGGCAACACGCGAATTGCAGTCGCTCTCATCCGAGGTGGTGCAGACCTCACAACCCCATTGTTGCGAAACTCCAGCATGACGCCGCTACATCTTGCAGCCCACTACGGACAGAACGACGTGCTTGCGACGATGATCAGTACGGGCGTCGACCTCGATACTAGGACCTGGCCAGGGTTCACCCCACTCTTCGCTGCCGCAAGGGCAGGGCACCTCGACACTGTGCGACTTCTCCTCGCCGCCGGGGCGTACCTCAGAGCTCGATCAATGTCAGGGGCGAACCTGATGTTCTTCGCCACAGCGCATCCCGCAATGATCAAGCTTCTGATAGAACTTGGATTAGATGTTCGTGAGCGCGATCATCACGGCGCAACACCGCTACATTATGCGGCTGTCAAGGGTCAGTATACGACAGTGAAGCTGTTGTTACAAAATGGCGCGAGGTTGGTTCATGCCAGCGCCGTCTTCGAGTCTCTTCAAGACTATAAAACGAAAGCGAAGTATCGCCAAGGTACTGCTGCAGGCCTCGCTAGACAGAAAGGTCACATGAAACTTGCGCGACTTATTGAGGGGTGGAAGTTCAAAACTTGATGCGCAGATACTCCCTTTGCTTCCACCTTTGCTGCCCACTAGCAGTGCATTTCCTATGTTGACCGAAGATCTATATTGATATCAGAAGATACCCCACGATTGCACGTAGGCGTTTTGTCAACGCGATGTGATCATCACTACTGGCCCACACGCCGTTTTCCTATTCCAATACAATGTTTACCATCTCTTCCTGCCATCTGAATTATGCGACTTGGTCTAAGACTAGGAAACGATATTAGAATCACAGCGTGCGAATTTCAAATATTCATCACCTCTTCCACTAGAAATGCGGAAAGAAATCAGACCACTCCGGGGTCTCATACAACGACGCAGGAGCCTCGCGCAGATTGATGAACGCCTCAATGACCAAGAAAACCCTCGCCACAACAAACAGCAACAGGACAAAACAAAGAACAAACGACTTTGCTGTCTTCATCCACGGTTTTTGGTACGTCGCTCCTGCCAGTTGCGCCCCCGGCGCCGCACCAGAAATGAACATATCAAACCGCGGCCAAACCTGTCGAGCGAGGAAGAAGATCCACAGCACCACGCCCGAGGATGTAATCACCAAAGACGCAGCCAGCCAGAGAGTCCGCTCAATCGTCGTCGGAAAGTGGTCGAGCCAGCCCGCAAGGTGAAGCCCGCCGTACGCTGCTGCCGTCAGAGCGAGGACCGACCGCAGGACGTCGCGGTGGATGTTGACTTGGCCTAGCCCGAGGTTCGACATGGACGGGAAGTTGACTATGTAAGGGACGAGGTAATCCGTCTCGCCGAGAAACACGCCAACGGTCGGCACGGAGGTGAAGTAGAATTGAGCATACGTCGGCCGGGAAATGCATTCTGCCCAGAGAGAATCTGCGGCTGACGCAGCTTGTGCCAATCGTCCTGGGTTGACGGGCATGTGAGGTTTCTCGTGTCTCTGTACATCTGCAAAGAGTCTTCGACAATAGATCGTACCATGCCGGAGATTGAGCTGAGTATAAGGTGAAGCGAAGTATATCTGCTGGCATTCCGGGGACACCGTCGGTTTCGCCTGGTCGATGTGGTACATGTATGCGGTTCGGGATACTCTTTTCCACTGAATGTCGACGTCCACAGGCGACGAGAAGGGACGAAGGTTACTGACGTCGAAGCCGAGAAACCTAGAGGGCTCCCTGGTGCCAGGTGAGCCGATGGACAGGTGGGTCGTGATGAGAATCTTGTCCTTGTTCTCCTTTCTGGCCCCTTCCGTGCCCACGTCTTCGGGCGGTATGTACATGAAGCACCGGATCTCAGTTACGCCGTTAACAGCGCTCATCGACGAGCAGAACATCATCAACGCCATGGCATCCTCGTTCCCCTCGTCCAGGACAGTGGGATCGAGCACATCCAGGGGCTTGCTCCACCATAGCAAATAAAGCATAGCAGCACAAGCAACGTGTCCGCAGGTGTTGATCTCGAGTAGCGAGACGGGCATTTTCTTCATGAGGCGGCCGATGACTTGGGCGACCATCCAGCCGGCCTGTATGCACACCAGCGACTTGGCCATCCAGTCCGCCTTGCTCTTATCCTGGATCTGCGA from the Colletotrichum lupini chromosome 3, complete sequence genome contains:
- a CDS encoding tetratricopeptide, which translates into the protein MTGLNDSMIRGTPGIAILRTKRIFTTISTLANILWKKESSSATTGAVPSNPPTGDIMTQPPAQPHLTPQFCFSTGALRDFLRLSRATVDDSITQNLNALVTPARAGFDPTSTSQRTPRSFPRQIDPQACQNFKDQVLFPTWHARAEVLHYCGVVATSPDPDDPEVLLRQIEAAKDKERVVNERLDPYSGRFFPREPRTEQLAMLIRQEKGVENIVRTRTWDMVKQRCGESANSWEEALAAAVPVLYKCPPRIVPTFSAEKENMLEQQRPQRTRTLALHDPEDHRNSGCFEASRHVPDFKHREAKFTMNPAVFHGGWPWLTVPHQNGGLAVTERDVRRACVHWWCDFDAVKTDLMGPDSFCPAKSPPSRQTVRPSYGTDTVVAVAAGRRRRTEPQGGQPAQPWNISVRGLAHDQSSTFHPTPSKRYESSVPDTTDLYSFYPSLTSEDPSRHTAADQPSEDRFLLDDSVSFSSQCRRFDPRPNTDPMPQPLNSKEASLFRAVIRAYEDKQYKRGLKSADLILKKNPKHGDTMAMKALIMNAQGKTEEAFALGKEALTVDMKSHICWHVYGLLYRANKNFEEAIKAYKFALKLEPESTQIQRDLAILQVQMRDYAGYISSRTAMLQARPQLRQSWTALAIAHHLSGDLSAAENVLTTYEGTLKSTPSRSDYENSEAVMYKNTIIAEQGDYQRALEHLESAAKHNLDRLEYLELRAKYLVKLGKKEEAIAAWQALVERNADRPAYFEGLESAHAFSDSDAAARKEIYEKYAKKFPRSDAPRRLPLNFLSGDDFSAAAKEYLTLMFNKGVPSTFANLKHLYSDSAKKEALEALAQDYLKSSSNTEATNGDRSKGEAAALYFLAQHYNYHLSRDLTKAHEYVDKAIEKVPDSVDFTMTKARIWKHQGNLQKASETMDKARTLDTRDRYINTKAAKYQLRNNETEQALKTVGLFTRADTVGGPLADLLDMQCVWFLTEDGEAYARQGDDALALKRFHTVHNIFDVWQEDQFDFHSFSLRKGQIRAYVDMVRWEDHLRDHPFYSRAALDAVAIYLRRADRPAANGVNGDANGDDASERKKAAKKAKKEQQRLEREAADRAAKQDPNKGKPASEEPKKKDEDPLGLKLLEAEPLSAAMRFVTPLLQFSPQNINAQFAGFDVYLRRKKYVLALRSLNAARALDASHPGVHERVVEFAHVVRPALESLPAKVQELIKSEFTPPAGDLKKYNEEFLSDNKAKPTHIVAALKTRRVLGEDSAKAEADLANVVKAPDATFELATEVYNLLKAWRSTEAETLKKEAHARWPEVSLFA